AGGCGGGGGCTGAACGCACTCGCGACGATCCCACCGAGGAGCGAGCCGAGCGGGATCATCGAGGCCGAGGCGGAACCCAGAATACTGCTCACGCGCCCGACGAGTGCTTCGGGTGGGGCAGACTGGACGACGGCGGCGAACTGGACGTTGACCAGGCCAACGGGAACGAGCGCGAGCGTGATCAGGAGGGCCGTTAGCGGGAGCCAGTCGACGGCAATGGCGGCGAACCAGAGGACGCCGGCGAGTCCGAAGCCGAGGATCATGGTCCGGCCGAACGGCCGGTCAGCGACCAGCGTTGCGCCGAGTGCCCCGAAGAAATTTCCGGCTGCGAACGCAGCCATGAGGATTCCGTAGCCGCCAGCCGCGCCGATCACACTCAACGCGGGTGGGACGCCGAGGGAATCGGCGTACGGCGGAATCGCCGCCAGGATCATTCCGGCGGTGACGTTGACCACGGCTGCGCCCGCGATTAGCCACACGAGGAACGTTCCACGGAGGACAGCCGCTCCCTCTCGCAGCCGAGACAGGTACGACTCCGGCTCCTCGAGCGTCGACGATCCGCCGTCGGCGACGGCAGCCCCGTCAGAATCGGCGTCGTCGGTCGGCGATCGGTCGGCGCTCCCGGCATCGTCACCCGACGCACCCGCCCGCGGGATCGAGAGCGTCGCGAACACCAGTGCGGCGAGCCCGAACGTGACGGCGTCGACCGCGAACAGCGCGACTGCGCCGACCAGACCGATGAGGACGCCGCCGATCCCGTTCGCGACCATGTCGAACCCCTGGTAGGCGATCGAGAACGCGGAGTTCG
This portion of the Natronobeatus ordinarius genome encodes:
- a CDS encoding MFS transporter, which codes for MRGPFENRTFRRLFAGRVITNFGDSLYFVAAMWLVYSLTNDPFYTGLAGFLTMAPQAFQFLAGPLVDRWSIRRTLVGTQLLQAAIISLIPIAHALGVLSVGLLLVVMPLLSALNQLVYPAQTAALPRILEDEELVAANSAFSIAYQGFDMVANGIGGVLIGLVGAVALFAVDAVTFGLAALVFATLSIPRAGASGDDAGSADRSPTDDADSDGAAVADGGSSTLEEPESYLSRLREGAAVLRGTFLVWLIAGAAVVNVTAGMILAAIPPYADSLGVPPALSVIGAAGGYGILMAAFAAGNFFGALGATLVADRPFGRTMILGFGLAGVLWFAAIAVDWLPLTALLITLALVPVGLVNVQFAAVVQSAPPEALVGRVSSILGSASASMIPLGSLLGGIVASAFSPRLAMSALGVGSLCLALYVLARRDLRELPAPDRATLEVDPERVR